Proteins found in one Sorghum bicolor cultivar BTx623 chromosome 1, Sorghum_bicolor_NCBIv3, whole genome shotgun sequence genomic segment:
- the LOC8085719 gene encoding SUMO-conjugating enzyme SCE1, with product MSGGIARGRLAEERKAWRKNHPHGFVAKPETLPDGTVNLMIWHCTIPGKQGTDWEGGYFPLTLHFSEDYPSKPPKCKFPQGFFHPNVYPSGTVCLSILNEDSGWRPAITVKQILVGIQDLLDQPNPADPAQTDGYHLFIQDPTEYKRRVRLQAKQYPALV from the exons aTGTCGGGGGGAATTGCCCGCGGCCGCCTCGCCGAGGAGCGCAAGGCCTGGCGCAAGAACCACCCGCAC GGTTTCGTCGCGAAGCCGGAGACGCTGCCCGACGGGACGGTGAACCTGATGATCTGGCACTGTACCATCCCCGGCAAGCAAGGG ACTGATTGGGAAGGTGGATACTTCCCTCTGACCCTTCATTTCAGTGAGGATTACCCTAGCAAGCCTCCCAAGTGCAAGTTCCCCCAGGGTTTCTTCCACCCAAATGTCTATCCTTCTGGAACAGTCTGCCTTTCGATCCTTAATGAGGATAGC GGCTGGAGACCAGCTATTACTGTTAAGCAGATTCTCGTCGGGATCCAGGACTTGCTTGATCAGCCAAATCCTGCTGACCCTGCTCAAACAGATGGCTATcacctttttatccag GATCCTACAGAATATAAGAGGCGTGTTAGACTGCAGGCGAAGCAGTATCCTGCGTTGGTATGA